The sequence CGCAGAATTGTCAGCATTATTCACTCATTCTTAAAAAAACCCCCCACCAACCCAATTTCAATACAGCAGCTAAACGTCAAAAACACATGCATAAATAAACTTATATtcctaaataaaaaagaataataacaataaagaaataaaaagagaTTGTTCATAGATGATTATAATTCTTAGTTAATTACCTTAGTGTAGTATCTGCAGCCATTCTCGCCAAGAGTGACAAGGAGAAGCTTGAGGTTGGGGTGCCACAAAGACATGGCGGAGGCATCGTCGATTTTGTCATTTTTAGTTAGGAACACAAGCTCCACATCGCTGACCTTGATGACGTCAGCCTTGTCCCATATGCTGAGAATTTGCTCACGTGCCTCATCCTCTGAGGGCCACAGTGGCAACCTGAGATTTGGGTCGTATGAGAGTAGGGCCCCGGCGTCCTTAGCCGCCTCCATCGCTTTCATGTGTGCCGATCGGCATGGCTCTACGATCAAGCTTATGGACCCATAGTGAAACACTTTAGCCTGAACAACACAAACCCAAAACAAACATCATCTCACTCAGTGACCGTTTCATCCGGTAAAGTGAGGAAAAGATAAGTCAACAAAACTATTTGCGCACATAGATTATAGATTTAAATAGTTAAGAATAAGGCGCACGTGATGGGTTACAATACAACGCGCGTAGAGGCTACCTAATAACTTACAATAATTAATGGCATAAAAAAATGTCAACTTGTACATATCGACGTCATATCCTcccattaatattattaataatttaatataaacatTAATTCTGAGAAAAAATTTACTCATTGACATATAGAAAGAAATTAGCGGTGTGTTCTTTGAAAAAATATGTTATTATATTACATTAATAATGGAACAAACAAATATTAGATAAGGCGTGAATCACACTGCACGAGTAGCCTTAAGCCTACTGTATTAAATTCACAAAACACGTCATCTAGAGAGACATTGACTACTCGCGCGAGTGTAAATGGGAAACGCGTGAGGTTTAACAGTCGAAACTCGAAAGTGGAAACAAAAGTTTTGGGACTTTAATAAATAGCGGACTCAGTCAGTCAGAACAGAAAACGACATACCCAGGTTTCAAAACGATCGCTTTTTGAAGGGAGGGGATCGCCGTATCACGAGAATTATAAGTAAAtgaagaaaagtaaaaatagtaagaaaataaatagaattaatGAGAAAGAAAGATTATATGATGATATTTTCGATTAACTATCGTAGATCTATAAATGACAACATGTGATGGGACCCAACAGCACTAATCGTCAACCGCAGTTAGATGAGCAAGTTTCCGGGAAAATTCAAGACTGCGAGAAAATAAAAACAGAGAGAGCTTACCGATTTAATCAACTCCAAATTAAGCTCATCTGGCCTAAGAAGCATGTCGGCGCTAGGGTTTCTGTAGAACATAAACTCGCGTTCGCCATCGGCTTTGAGAGTGACGAAGGCCAAGGCGGTACGTGCGCCTTGATCGAAGTTGATTCCTCGGGTGGAGACACCGTTATCTCTCAAGATCCCGGCGAGCATGTGTCCGAACTCATCGTCTCCGAGCTTTCCAACGAAGGCAGCTTTACCACCTAGCCTGGTGACGGCGATGGCGACGTTGGCCGGAGCGCCTCCTGGGGCTTTGAGAAATCCAGGAGCTTCGGCTAGAGAGACGCCGGAGACGGTGGGAACAAAGTCGATCAGCATCTCACCGAAACTGACGATCAGACCCTTGCCATTTTCTGAAACGCCATTGTTAGAGGAAGCCATTAGAAATGAAATTGttttagagagagagaacaGTGAGTGAGAGAAGAAGAATGATATATGAGACGATGGAAGGAGACCGGTTATGGGTGGTATTTATAGGGAGGCTAATACGATCTGGTGGAGATTATTAGGGAaattatcatatattt is a genomic window of Cannabis sativa cultivar Pink pepper isolate KNU-18-1 chromosome 9, ASM2916894v1, whole genome shotgun sequence containing:
- the LOC115723147 gene encoding probable fructokinase-4, with the translated sequence MASSNNGVSENGKGLIVSFGEMLIDFVPTVSGVSLAEAPGFLKAPGGAPANVAIAVTRLGGKAAFVGKLGDDEFGHMLAGILRDNGVSTRGINFDQGARTALAFVTLKADGEREFMFYRNPSADMLLRPDELNLELIKSAKVFHYGSISLIVEPCRSAHMKAMEAAKDAGALLSYDPNLRLPLWPSEDEAREQILSIWDKADVIKVSDVELVFLTKNDKIDDASAMSLWHPNLKLLLVTLGENGCRYYTKNFHGSVDAFHVKAVDTTGAGDSFVGALLTKIVDDQSIIEDEARLKEVLTFANACGAITTTKKGAIPALPTETEVLSLVRGA